Part of the Cenarchaeum symbiont of Oopsacas minuta genome is shown below.
ATATTCATCCAAGAATGCATCAGATATCCTATCACATATCTTGTCTGGATGACCTTCGGTTACAGATTCTGAGGTAAATAAGAAATCTTTAGCCATATGTAATGCCACACATTACAGATCATCTTCAAGCTTAACAAAAAGAACGTTATTTCCACGCAGTATGACCTGACCAAACTTTTCTGCAACTTTGCCACCATGCATCTCCTCAGCTTCGGTCATTATGAGATTCATATACATATCGACACTCTCCATCTTTCCTTTGTACTCTATCTCGTTTTTGAGACGTACTGTAACATACTTTGAGGTATTTTTTTGCAAAGTTGTTAATGGTCTTTTTACTGCTGACTGTGACATTAGATGATCCAACCGCCATATTCTAGGATAAAAGCCTTGCCTTGATTTTAATTGAATATTACGTATTTAACACAAGATTGGAAAAGATTCATTTAATTTCAACATGTAAAATTATACAAACGTCAATTTTGATATCTTCAGGAATACGCCAAGTGGACAAAATACTACGTGGGGGCATACGTGCAGGAACCATAACTGATATCTTTGGATCTGCTGGATCTGGAAAAACACAGCTTGCCATGCAGTTTTGCGTAAATGCTGCATCCGACGGTGGCAATGTAATATATCATGATACCTCTGGACATTTTAGGCCTGAACGTATTGTACAAATGGCTAGAGATGATTCACAACTACTCGAGCGCATCAAAGTATATTCTACAATTAACACATCAGAACAGATATCTGCACTCTCGACAATATGTAAAGGAACTACACTAGCAGTAGTGGATGCTGTTACAGATCTTTTTTCATTTGAATACAAACAAATGTCTATGATGCGTGAGAAAAACGTACGATTCATGAGGTATATGCATAAACTTACCGAAATCTCATACGAGTACAATATTCCAATTGTAATCACAAATATGGTGAGAAATTCAAAAGATCGTATATTTGAAAACATGAATGGAGCAACAAGTCCGTTTACACACGTTAAAATCCAATTGTTTGAGAGGGTGGCAAGCAACGTTCCACGCCGTGGCACCGTTGAAACTGTAAACGGCAAATATGAATTCGAATACGAGATCTCCAAAAAAGGAGTCTTTGACGCACGTGCGCCATAGACTATTGCATCTTTATATCAGGCACATATTAGAATCCCAATCTTTTTAACCACTATGAATAAAGTACATATATTGGTAAACTACTTTGATTCGATCTCAACTCTCGTGGTGGCAATGTTCGCCATCGGTATAGTTGGAGTAATGGTATATGAGAGGGCAAGATTGAGAATGCCGAATGCAAAAACAAACGACGACAAAAAAAGCTCTTGAAACAGAGTTTCGTTTACATGGATTTAAAGATCTGACCATAATCCAAAAAAAAGCTTCACCGGAAATATTTCTCAAAAAAGATTCACTTGTAATGGCTCCAACCGGTTCGGGCAAGACAGAGTGTTCAATAATACCAATATTTGCACATATTCGAAATTCCGCAAAAGGGGATGGCCGAATAAAAGCAATGTACATTACACCACTTAGGGCATTAAACCGAGACATCTTTAGGCGCATAAGTGATTATGCAAAACGCGACGATCTAAGCATGGAGATACGGCATGGAGATACACCGCAAAGTGCACGGCGAAGAATCACTCTGTCTCCGCCAGATGTGCTTGTAACCACTCCTGAATCATTAGTAATATTGCTTAGTCAATCAAAGATGCTTGATGCACTCTCACAATTAGAGTGGGTGGTTATAGACGAAGTGCACGAATTGTTATCAAACAAACGGGGTTCACAGCTTGCCATAAGTCTTGAGAGACTCTCTGTCAATACGAGAAAGGATCTAACCCGTATAGGACTATCTGCTACGGTCGGAAATCCAGTAGAGGCTTCCAAATTCATCTCTGGATCGCATCGCAGCTGCAAAATAATACAAGATACATCGGTAAGAGGGTATGATATTGACGTACAATATGTAGATGGAAAAATCCAAGCCATTGCAGAATTTATACTAGAATATGTACAAAAACTAGATCTAAAGGCGCCAGTACTATTGTTTACAAATACGCGTGGGGAATCTGAACTGCTTGCATCCATTCTAAAGGAAAACTCTGAAATTCCAGTGGATCTGCACCATGGCTCGCTATCAAAAGAAGTACGACAAGAAGTTGAATCCTGTCTACAAAGTAACAAGACGGGTATAACAGTCTGTACTTCATCATTAGAGCTTGGACTAGATGTAGGATCAGTAGAACTGGTAATACATTATGGTTCACCGCGCCAAGTATCAAAACTTGTACAACGCATAGGAAGAAGTCGACACAACAGAAACTCATCAGCACGTGGTCTAGTGATAGTAAACAGCTATGATGATGAGCTTGAAGTGCGTGCTATACTCTCACGAGTACAGGAGCGTTCTATGGAAGAACAACGAGTTCACCAGATGCCGCTAGACGTCGTAGCTCATCATCTAGTGGGTCTGAGTATACAGTTTGGTGAGATTACCGTAAAACGTACATTTGATATAATCTCTGCTGCATATCCATTCCGTTTAATCAAAAAAGAAGACGTATACGCCGTATTGGATATGTTGGATGCAAGCTATTTGGTATACTTTGATAGGGATAATGATCTATATCGCAGAGGAGGCAGATCGTTTCGTTACCATTATGAAAATCTCTCGACGATACCTGACATACTCCGATTCAAGGTATTTGATACGGTGGGAAAAAGACCCATCGGTTCATTGGATCAGCGTTTCATAGGGGACTATGGAGAGTGTGGCAATGTCTTTGTTCTAAAAGGATCCCATTGGCGCATATTGAACATAGATGAAAAAGGCTTTACAGTAAATGTAGAACCATATCGAGCAGGAACAACAACTGTCCCATATTGGGAAGGTGAGATTATTCCAGTGGATCTTTACACAGCTAATAAAGTGGGGAATCTTCGTAAAAACTCTACATTTGCAAGCAAAAAAACATTACCTGATTTTTTACTAGATGATATACCTGATGCTACGACATTTTTAGCTGAATCTCATAGATCCGAGGGCACGGTAGTACTTCATTCATGTTTTGGAACTCGCATAAACAATACTCTCTCCTCACTGCTATCCTCATTACTCTCTGCAATGCTTGGATATATGGTAGAGTCACGCTCTGATGCATATCGTATAGTATTTTCTTCAAACTCTAGACTGACAGAAAAATTATTGATAAAAGTACTATATGAAAAATATGATCTAGACGAAGTGATTGCCGCATCGCTGTCAGGAACACATAACGTAAACTGGAAGACCTGGTGCGTATGTAAAAAATTCGGAATTGTAGGAAGAAATGCAATATACGAACGCAAGTCTGCAAGATTTCTTTATGAACGATATTCAAAAACTCCAATTGTGCAAGAAGCACTACGCGAGATGTACCATGATAAATTCGACATACCAGGCACAACAAAAATCATAGAGATGATGCGTCTAGGAAAAATAAATTTTGTATGGCATGATGTAAAAAAATTTTCTTTATTAGCAGAACCCATATTGGATCATGTATCAAAATATTATTCAGCTCCAGCCAATGTAGATACTGCAATATTGGATCAAATAAAAAAAAGATTGAAAAAAACTATGCACCGTTTAATATGTGCTAGATGTGGTAAATGGGAGAGGTCTTTTGATTTGGTATCGATAAGCCAAAGTGTTAAACTCTTTTGTCCGTATTGTAAATGTAGGCAGATAACTACCACGTTTCAAAGTGATGCAGATCTCTCAAAAATAATAAAGAAAAAACATATGGGCAAGCGTCTCACCGCAGATGAATCGCACAGATATGAGCGTGCATGGAAGGCATCTTCACTAGTGGAAAATTTTGGAACAACTGCCCTGACTGTACTCTCTGGATATGGCATAGGTCCAGATACTGCAGCACGTATTTTACGTAACATGGTGGATGAAGATGGCGATGGACTGTACAAACAGATCTATGAAGCAGAAAGACAATACGTAATGACGCGCGGTTTTTGGGACGATTAGGTTTTTCTAGTAATTGTGGAGAATGGACTCAAAGATAGTTCAATCTTGTCTTCTAATCCGGCTCTAGCTCCGACATCTGATATGAATACAATCTCTCCTTGTGTACTAGAACCTATTATTCTTGCTTGATTTCTCCACCCCTTTACCCAAATTTCACCACTCTCATCTTCTACAAGCATCTCTGCAAGTTCTATGGAATCTCCATTCTTTGTCTGTACAGAACGTATATCTGGAATACGTAGTATGATCGCCTCTATACAACAGCTATCATCTCCTAGTTTGATATCTGATATCAATGTACGCAGATCCTCATTCTTTGGCATCGTGGATGTATCGTCGACCTTTCTTACAAATGAACTAGAGTCTAACATTATAGAGTTACCATATATCCTAGATGGCATACATTCGATCACATCTCCAGGCAAAAATTGATCCGTAAGGGCAGATGTGTCGCTAAGCTTTATCATTGATTTTTTCTCATCTACACACAATACCATACGTTTTCCTGCGTCAGTCTTTGAAATGGATATTATTCTTGCTGTGATGGGTTGAATATCGTGCGAGCCTTCAATCTCTATACTAGTTCCCTCATTACCGTGTAACTCTAATCCACCTTGATTGCTTTCTTTTGTACGAACTCCAATCAATTTTGCAACAGAACCTTGTGCTATAACTGGAGGTAGGTTTTTTTCGTCTTGACCCCACACTACAATGCGCATAATAGACTCATCGTTGCCCTTTAATCTCATCTTTAATCCTTTACCAGGTTGACCACGGGAATTTGTAAAATTTATTGTGCTTATCAGGCCGTCAACAGTACCAGTAACTACAAGGTCTTTCTTTTCATGTTCTTTTATCATTCCTACGTTGATTATCATTGAATCTATTCCACGTATGTCACTTTGAGAGTCGGAAGGTTCTATAGATGAACCAGAACTAATGTTTATCGTAGGTGCACCACTTTGATCTGATTTCACATGTGCTTTAATTATTCTAACCAAATCTCCAGGCTTTAGAGTTTCAATACCAGGAAGGTTTGCTTTTTCATCCCACAGCTTTACACTAGCTGTACCTCCGTTATCATATACGGTCATTGTGCGTAAAAGAAACTCTGATCCATCTTTACGTGAAAATTGTCTAGGTTTTGCCACGTTGAGAACACGTGTCTCTAGTGAAACATTTGTTGCGCCACTAAATATGTCTTTTATGTTCATATCCTTGTTGGCAGACTCGCCCATTGAAATTTTAAAGTCTGCAGCTAAAAGATATAAGGCGCCCTTGTCCTGCAAGTAACCTTTACCGATGGTGTCTTTTTTTTGTTTTATCATATCGTTTAGAGATTCGCGAGTAAGATCGGGTTTCTGCTCTAGAATTCTTGATACAAGATCCTCATACTCGGACATACATACACTTAGAGATGGATATTTATAAAAATATCATTGATCGTAATAGGACATCTAGCTCTACATTTATTCGTATTTCTTATAATTAATGCAGATCGCATGGGCGGTTTACTGAATTCTACCGATCATCGTTCGTATATAATATAGCCCGACCCAGATTCGAACTGGGGTCAAGGGCTCCAAAGGCCCCCATGCTTGACCTCTACACTATCGGGCTTCGAACATACATGAATGTAACCCTTAATGATATTTGTCATTCATGAAAGCTTTCAACCTTTCGTCTATGATAAAAATACAACCGATCGCTGGTAAAACGAATTTTGATAGGTATGTATGCTAAATACACAAGTTTTTTTAAGCGTAATTTGAAATCTCTTTATGGCAAGTCCAAATGTAGTTGTTTACGGGCTTTGTACCGAGGGGTATGATTTAGCATGTGAGATGGTGTTAAAAGGAGCCAAAGTATACATCGTGGATGAATCAAACCAGTCTGCCATGTTGCTAGCACAAGAGATTGCAAAGACATACCCAAACTTGCATTCAATAAAAGATGATGAAATAATTCTACCACTTGTTTCAATAAAAGAAGCAGTATCAAAAGCACAGTACATATTTTTTTCACCGCGCATACGTAAAGTTGGACAGGATCTTCGCACAGAGATCCATTTTAAATTCAAAGGAGCCACCACAAATATTGCTAAAAATGCTTCCATAGTGTATTGCATTCCAGCTGGAATAGGAGGCAACAACGAAAACATCTCACTCTTGGAACACATAA
Proteins encoded:
- a CDS encoding DEAD/DEAH box helicase, translated to MQKQTTTKKALETEFRLHGFKDLTIIQKKASPEIFLKKDSLVMAPTGSGKTECSIIPIFAHIRNSAKGDGRIKAMYITPLRALNRDIFRRISDYAKRDDLSMEIRHGDTPQSARRRITLSPPDVLVTTPESLVILLSQSKMLDALSQLEWVVIDEVHELLSNKRGSQLAISLERLSVNTRKDLTRIGLSATVGNPVEASKFISGSHRSCKIIQDTSVRGYDIDVQYVDGKIQAIAEFILEYVQKLDLKAPVLLFTNTRGESELLASILKENSEIPVDLHHGSLSKEVRQEVESCLQSNKTGITVCTSSLELGLDVGSVELVIHYGSPRQVSKLVQRIGRSRHNRNSSARGLVIVNSYDDELEVRAILSRVQERSMEEQRVHQMPLDVVAHHLVGLSIQFGEITVKRTFDIISAAYPFRLIKKEDVYAVLDMLDASYLVYFDRDNDLYRRGGRSFRYHYENLSTIPDILRFKVFDTVGKRPIGSLDQRFIGDYGECGNVFVLKGSHWRILNIDEKGFTVNVEPYRAGTTTVPYWEGEIIPVDLYTANKVGNLRKNSTFASKKTLPDFLLDDIPDATTFLAESHRSEGTVVLHSCFGTRINNTLSSLLSSLLSAMLGYMVESRSDAYRIVFSSNSRLTEKLLIKVLYEKYDLDEVIAASLSGTHNVNWKTWCVCKKFGIVGRNAIYERKSARFLYERYSKTPIVQEALREMYHDKFDIPGTTKIIEMMRLGKINFVWHDVKKFSLLAEPILDHVSKYYSAPANVDTAILDQIKKRLKKTMHRLICARCGKWERSFDLVSISQSVKLFCPYCKCRQITTTFQSDADLSKIIKKKHMGKRLTADESHRYERAWKASSLVENFGTTALTVLSGYGIGPDTAARILRNMVDEDGDGLYKQIYEAERQYVMTRGFWDD
- a CDS encoding recombinase RecA, whose translation is MISSGIRQVDKILRGGIRAGTITDIFGSAGSGKTQLAMQFCVNAASDGGNVIYHDTSGHFRPERIVQMARDDSQLLERIKVYSTINTSEQISALSTICKGTTLAVVDAVTDLFSFEYKQMSMMREKNVRFMRYMHKLTEISYEYNIPIVITNMVRNSKDRIFENMNGATSPFTHVKIQLFERVASNVPRRGTVETVNGKYEFEYEISKKGVFDARAP
- a CDS encoding nucleic acid binding-protein is translated as MSEYEDLVSRILEQKPDLTRESLNDMIKQKKDTIGKGYLQDKGALYLLAADFKISMGESANKDMNIKDIFSGATNVSLETRVLNVAKPRQFSRKDGSEFLLRTMTVYDNGGTASVKLWDEKANLPGIETLKPGDLVRIIKAHVKSDQSGAPTINISSGSSIEPSDSQSDIRGIDSMIINVGMIKEHEKKDLVVTGTVDGLISTINFTNSRGQPGKGLKMRLKGNDESIMRIVVWGQDEKNLPPVIAQGSVAKLIGVRTKESNQGGLELHGNEGTSIEIEGSHDIQPITARIISISKTDAGKRMVLCVDEKKSMIKLSDTSALTDQFLPGDVIECMPSRIYGNSIMLDSSSFVRKVDDTSTMPKNEDLRTLISDIKLGDDSCCIEAIILRIPDIRSVQTKNGDSIELAEMLVEDESGEIWVKGWRNQARIIGSSTQGEIVFISDVGARAGLEDKIELSLSPFSTITRKT
- a CDS encoding snRNP Sm-like protein, whose translation is MDHLMSQSAVKRPLTTLQKNTSKYVTVRLKNEIEYKGKMESVDMYMNLIMTEAEEMHGGKVAEKFGQVILRGNNVLFVKLEDDL